A part of Desulfotomaculum nigrificans DSM 574 genomic DNA contains:
- a CDS encoding BON domain-containing protein, with the protein MSRQSDKNLQAQVQALIDKTNGLKDYGIKALVQNGELHLNGVVDTLHERRQLQELVSRVPGLKSIENGVTISTDGQINDGEVTSEVYEELELNDVNLKNIGVESIDGTVYLRGRADSTAEIQNAMEAAARARGVKNVISQVELRDDRELSLQEIFHSQVNNDRENPNPKDRLF; encoded by the coding sequence TTGTCCAGGCAAAGTGATAAAAATCTACAGGCGCAGGTACAAGCCTTAATTGACAAAACCAATGGCTTAAAGGACTACGGTATTAAAGCTCTGGTACAAAACGGTGAATTACATTTAAACGGTGTGGTAGATACCCTGCATGAAAGAAGGCAATTACAGGAACTGGTGTCCCGGGTACCCGGTCTAAAAAGTATTGAAAATGGTGTAACCATCAGTACAGACGGGCAAATTAATGATGGCGAGGTAACATCAGAGGTATATGAGGAACTGGAGCTTAATGATGTAAATTTAAAGAATATCGGCGTTGAATCCATTGATGGCACGGTATATCTACGTGGCAGGGCTGACAGTACGGCGGAAATTCAAAATGCCATGGAAGCTGCTGCCCGGGCCAGGGGTGTTAAAAATGTGATCAGTCAGGTGGAGTTAAGGGACGATAGGGAGCTCAGCTTGCAAGAAATTTTCCACAGCCAGGTAAACAACGATCGGGAAAATCCCAATCCTAAGGATCGTTTATTTTAA
- a CDS encoding cation diffusion facilitator family transporter, translating to MAHNSESAIKAALLANGLIMLMKLVGAILSGSASMMAEFKHSVGDWANGFFLLIGIRQSQRPVNDRYQFGHGKRVFFWSFVASLGMLFIGGALSIYGGIQKIIHPEHLEYVGLNLGIIGLSILFESYSLYMAVKAIMHEAGEQVTGIRMFARVIPFLAKATPATRFIFLEDSAALTGLVLAALAIIFSVVTGNVIFDGLASIIIGIMLLMIGLGTAKENVSAILGESADPALIQEMGNYVLTLEGVKDVHSVRSMCVGPNSYLVEMVIEANERLCLADCDVINKRVTDSLKDKFKEIAYVQISIISDDKIKDWVYKPITQ from the coding sequence ATGGCTCATAACAGTGAATCGGCAATTAAAGCAGCTCTTTTAGCCAATGGTCTAATTATGCTCATGAAGTTGGTGGGCGCCATTCTCAGCGGCAGTGCCTCAATGATGGCGGAATTTAAGCACTCGGTGGGGGACTGGGCCAATGGCTTTTTTCTGTTAATCGGCATCAGGCAATCCCAGCGTCCGGTGAATGACCGCTACCAGTTTGGCCATGGGAAAAGAGTGTTTTTTTGGAGCTTTGTGGCCAGTCTGGGGATGTTATTTATTGGTGGGGCATTGTCAATTTATGGCGGCATTCAAAAAATAATTCATCCCGAGCATTTGGAGTATGTAGGCCTTAATCTGGGTATTATTGGCCTGAGTATATTGTTTGAAAGTTATTCCCTATACATGGCGGTAAAGGCCATTATGCATGAGGCAGGGGAGCAAGTGACCGGGATTAGGATGTTTGCCCGGGTCATTCCCTTCCTGGCCAAGGCCACACCGGCCACCCGCTTTATTTTCCTGGAGGACTCCGCTGCTTTAACCGGCCTGGTGTTGGCTGCCCTGGCCATTATATTTTCGGTTGTAACGGGCAATGTGATTTTTGACGGTCTGGCCTCCATCATCATCGGCATAATGCTATTAATGATCGGGTTAGGTACAGCCAAAGAAAACGTATCGGCTATTTTAGGAGAGTCGGCTGACCCGGCTCTGATCCAGGAAATGGGGAATTATGTACTCACCCTGGAAGGGGTTAAGGATGTACACAGTGTTCGCTCCATGTGTGTGGGGCCCAATAGCTATTTAGTAGAGATGGTTATTGAGGCCAATGAAAGATTATGCCTGGCAGATTGCGATGTGATTAATAAAAGGGTTACTGATTCTTTAAAGGATAAGTTTAAGGAAATAGCCTACGTGCAAATAAGTATAATCAGCGATGACAAAATAAAGGACTGGGTTTATAAACCCATAACTCAATAA
- a CDS encoding sodium:calcium antiporter, whose translation MSNVLLLLLGLAIILASAELFTNSIEWLGKKLNLNEGAVGSILAAVGTALPESIIPVIAILTGTGTKAIDIGIGAILGAPFVLVTLALAISGIAGLVCKRNGSRREIMHCNREVMTRDLQFFLGAYGLAILTCFLPGGLKYAVPPVLLTIYVVYVVKTIKSSGNSDEEELPPLFFARRNQNPALPIILTQVAIGLAGIIGGAHLFVDVIEHLADTLGIPAFILAFIISPIATELPEKVNSLIWIRQGKDTLALGNITGAMVFQSTIIPAIGISLTPWQLSPLALTSAIMAIAAASYVLYYLRTTGQIKPATLAYNGVLYGLFLATVAYIV comes from the coding sequence ATGTCAAACGTTTTATTACTTCTGCTGGGGCTGGCCATCATCCTGGCCAGTGCGGAGTTGTTTACCAACAGTATTGAATGGTTGGGTAAAAAACTTAACCTTAACGAGGGAGCCGTGGGCAGTATTTTGGCCGCTGTGGGAACGGCTTTGCCGGAATCTATCATTCCTGTTATTGCCATTCTCACCGGTACCGGCACCAAAGCCATTGATATTGGTATCGGGGCCATTTTAGGTGCCCCCTTTGTACTGGTCACCCTGGCTTTAGCCATATCCGGTATCGCCGGTTTAGTTTGTAAGAGAAACGGTTCTCGCCGGGAAATCATGCATTGTAACCGCGAGGTTATGACCAGGGACCTACAATTTTTCCTGGGGGCCTATGGATTAGCTATTTTAACCTGTTTTTTGCCAGGTGGATTAAAATACGCCGTACCGCCGGTACTTTTAACCATTTACGTAGTTTATGTGGTGAAAACCATCAAATCCTCCGGCAACTCAGACGAAGAAGAGTTGCCCCCCTTGTTCTTCGCCCGGCGCAACCAAAACCCGGCCTTACCTATTATTCTCACCCAGGTGGCCATCGGATTAGCCGGCATCATTGGGGGAGCTCACCTGTTCGTTGATGTCATTGAGCACTTAGCTGATACCCTGGGCATCCCGGCCTTTATTCTGGCCTTTATTATTTCTCCCATTGCCACTGAGCTACCGGAGAAAGTTAATAGTTTAATCTGGATTCGTCAAGGCAAAGATACCCTGGCCCTGGGCAATATAACCGGCGCAATGGTTTTCCAAAGTACCATTATCCCAGCCATTGGTATTTCCCTTACGCCCTGGCAATTATCGCCCCTGGCTTTAACCAGCGCCATCATGGCCATCGCCGCCGCCAGCTATGTACTTTATTATTTGCGCACCACCGGGCAAATAAAACCGGCCACCCTGGCCTACAACGGAGTCCTTTACGGCCTGTTTTTAGCCACAGTTGCATATATTGTATAA
- a CDS encoding sigma-54 interaction domain-containing protein yields the protein MNTTKKDVARKNNRPKQPDIFGANDAGSGNCGFYYTNGQAITLAADNTYERLTGLQVGELYGRHMKELVETRYFNHSVTLMVLEQRRPVSITQHILKTGRKVLVTGNPIFDQEGNVILVVTTVNPFIQNNSAEMPKPLPTNHLVNLPEIGTVVAESQAMKEVVERAIRAAASDATVLIQGESGVGKEVVARIIHEYSPRKDKPFVVVNAAAIPGELFEAEMFGYRRGAFTGARSEGSPGLVKAADGGTLFLDEISEVSLPAQAKLLRLIQNKELYPLGATRPEKVNVRFITASNQNLRQLVEARRFRQDLYYRLNVVPIYIPPLIKRNADIAPLIDHFFKHYSSQYNRQLVLTPNARQELLNYNWPGNVRELQNMIERLVVLSPANKITSRMVIKELTSAVDQNYLNQFQMLYPFHHDTNEDLITAVENFEKELIARALNKYSTIEQAAQALGVHRTTLARKTKKYFS from the coding sequence GTGAATACAACCAAAAAAGATGTTGCTCGAAAAAACAACCGACCAAAGCAACCGGATATTTTTGGGGCAAATGATGCAGGTTCCGGTAATTGTGGCTTTTATTATACTAACGGGCAAGCCATTACCCTGGCCGCCGATAATACCTATGAGCGTTTAACCGGATTGCAGGTTGGGGAATTATACGGGCGGCATATGAAGGAATTGGTAGAAACCCGTTACTTTAATCACTCGGTGACATTAATGGTGCTGGAACAACGGCGACCTGTGAGCATTACCCAGCACATATTAAAAACCGGGAGAAAGGTTTTAGTAACCGGCAATCCAATTTTCGACCAGGAAGGAAATGTTATCCTGGTAGTTACTACAGTAAACCCATTTATCCAAAACAATTCAGCAGAAATGCCAAAACCTTTACCTACCAACCACCTGGTCAATTTACCGGAAATAGGTACAGTAGTGGCTGAAAGTCAAGCTATGAAAGAAGTGGTTGAAAGAGCTATTAGGGCTGCCGCTTCCGATGCTACTGTTCTGATTCAGGGGGAATCCGGGGTAGGAAAGGAAGTTGTGGCCAGGATTATTCATGAATATAGCCCTCGTAAAGATAAACCATTTGTGGTTGTTAACGCAGCGGCTATTCCAGGAGAATTATTTGAAGCGGAAATGTTTGGATACCGCCGGGGAGCCTTTACCGGCGCCAGAAGTGAAGGATCTCCGGGGCTGGTTAAAGCCGCTGACGGTGGAACACTGTTTCTGGACGAAATTAGTGAAGTATCACTCCCTGCCCAGGCCAAATTACTAAGATTAATCCAAAATAAAGAACTTTATCCGTTGGGAGCTACCCGGCCGGAAAAAGTAAATGTCCGTTTTATTACAGCATCTAATCAGAACTTACGCCAGTTGGTTGAAGCAAGGCGCTTTCGTCAGGACCTTTACTATCGTTTAAATGTGGTGCCAATCTATATACCGCCACTAATTAAACGAAATGCAGATATCGCGCCCCTCATTGATCACTTCTTTAAACACTACAGCTCCCAGTACAACAGGCAGCTGGTACTAACCCCCAATGCACGGCAAGAATTGCTCAACTACAACTGGCCCGGGAACGTCCGCGAACTCCAAAATATGATCGAACGGTTAGTGGTCTTAAGCCCCGCCAATAAAATAACTTCCCGTATGGTCATTAAAGAGCTGACCTCCGCAGTAGATCAAAACTATTTGAACCAATTTCAAATGCTTTACCCCTTCCACCATGACACCAATGAAGATCTAATCACGGCAGTAGAAAATTTTGAAAAAGAATTAATTGCACGGGCTCTAAATAAATACAGTACCATTGAGCAAGCCGCTCAGGCACTGGGTGTTCACCGCACCACCCTGGCCCGTAAGACTAAGAAATACTTCTCCTGA
- a CDS encoding iron-containing alcohol dehydrogenase — MKVSYFWTANSIITGVGSLSRIADEVKGLGATKILVVTDPVLLRTGLVDRVQKALAPTGLKVGIFDQVEPEPRLQIVELCIQTIKDGGYDLLVAVGGGSSMDVAKSASILAINPGSITDYIGVNLVPKPGIPVIAIPTTAGTGSEVTPIAILSDTEEQLKKGVVSPYLLPKVAIVDPELTLTMPPHITAATGMDALTHAVEAYISVNATTITDILALEAIRLISRNLRTAVANGSDLEARSNMLMASLLAGISFANAGVGAVHALAYPLGAQFHTPHGVSNTVLLPYVMEWNMLGAMSRFKTMALAMGEKVEDLSDRAAADKFIESIKQLAGDIKVPLHLRELGVPAEALPGMAEGAIKVTRLLANNPRKLSVDDIRQIYERAY, encoded by the coding sequence ATGAAAGTCAGTTATTTTTGGACAGCCAATTCAATTATTACCGGAGTAGGTAGCCTGTCCCGCATTGCGGATGAGGTCAAAGGTCTGGGAGCCACCAAGATTCTGGTGGTTACTGACCCTGTTCTCTTAAGAACCGGCTTAGTGGACCGAGTGCAAAAAGCACTGGCTCCCACCGGACTGAAAGTTGGTATTTTTGATCAGGTGGAACCTGAGCCACGCCTACAAATTGTTGAACTGTGCATTCAAACAATTAAAGACGGCGGTTACGACTTGCTGGTGGCGGTTGGCGGCGGCAGTTCAATGGATGTAGCTAAATCCGCTTCCATTTTAGCCATAAACCCTGGTTCAATTACCGATTATATCGGTGTCAACCTGGTACCCAAGCCCGGCATTCCGGTTATTGCCATTCCCACCACAGCCGGCACCGGCAGCGAAGTAACTCCTATTGCCATCCTCTCCGATACTGAAGAACAGTTGAAAAAAGGCGTGGTAAGTCCCTACCTGTTACCAAAGGTAGCCATTGTTGATCCGGAACTTACCCTTACCATGCCGCCTCATATTACGGCTGCCACCGGTATGGATGCCCTAACCCATGCGGTTGAGGCTTATATATCAGTAAATGCCACCACCATCACTGATATTTTAGCCCTGGAGGCTATTCGGCTTATTTCCCGCAACTTACGTACTGCTGTGGCTAACGGCAGTGATCTGGAGGCCAGGAGTAACATGTTAATGGCCAGCCTGTTAGCAGGAATTTCCTTTGCTAATGCCGGTGTGGGTGCAGTTCATGCCCTGGCCTATCCTCTGGGGGCCCAATTTCACACCCCGCACGGGGTTTCCAACACCGTTTTATTACCCTATGTAATGGAATGGAATATGCTGGGTGCCATGTCCAGGTTTAAAACAATGGCCCTGGCCATGGGTGAAAAGGTTGAGGATCTGTCAGACCGGGCGGCGGCAGATAAATTTATTGAGTCTATCAAACAATTAGCCGGTGATATTAAAGTTCCCCTGCACTTACGGGAGTTAGGAGTTCCTGCGGAGGCACTACCGGGCATGGCCGAAGGAGCCATAAAGGTAACCCGCTTACTAGCCAACAATCCCAGAAAACTTTCGGTAGATGACATCAGACAAATCTATGAAAGAGCATATTAA
- a CDS encoding aldehyde ferredoxin oxidoreductase family protein: protein MKGFYGRLLLINLSTGQWQAEEIPDKILADYLGGKGLGTYLMLNHIPAGADPLGPENCLIFTTGPITDTPMLGSNRFGAFAKSPQTGFYGESYSGGSVATAMKKTGFDAIIIQGQADNPVLLEISDQGVTFRDGSKLWGLDCYEAEDRALAEVGVKGAQTVVIGPAGENLVRFACIENNYWRSLGRTGMGAVMGSKKIKAIVFHGQSHCDVADLTGLKEYVAELTQKGKDNAGVLNYRKYGTPQLVSLMNSVGGFPTKYWSRGSLEGWETLSGEYLLQNFEVTPRACQPCIMACGKLSRITKGRHQGLTVEGPEYETIYSFGGLCCIKELEEIAYLNDLCDRLGLDTISAGNMAAFAMAAAEKGALDVKLTYGDAEGVTELLRQIAQRKDLGDLLADGIRVAARKLGLDDLAIHVKGLEPAGYDPRRLHGMGLSYATSPRGACHLRATFYKPELSGMIDPKTTAGKAKLFIDFEDRLAVYDTLILCRFYRDLVLWDDLAKLVTLTTGLDMDVNKLRQIAQRVVNAARQFNLTHGLTRDDDWLPPRFFNEPLENGDILTEENLTAMLEDYYRLRGWN from the coding sequence ATGAAAGGTTTTTATGGACGTCTCCTTTTAATTAATTTATCAACTGGCCAATGGCAAGCAGAAGAAATACCGGACAAAATTTTGGCTGACTATTTAGGCGGCAAGGGCCTGGGAACTTACCTTATGCTGAATCATATCCCGGCCGGGGCAGATCCCCTGGGCCCGGAAAACTGTTTAATATTTACCACCGGCCCGATAACAGACACACCGATGTTGGGTTCTAACCGTTTTGGTGCCTTTGCCAAGTCACCGCAAACCGGTTTTTACGGCGAGTCCTATTCCGGAGGCAGTGTTGCTACAGCTATGAAAAAGACTGGTTTTGATGCCATTATTATACAAGGTCAGGCAGATAATCCCGTTCTTTTAGAAATCAGTGACCAAGGAGTCACCTTCCGGGATGGCAGTAAGTTATGGGGCCTGGATTGCTATGAAGCAGAAGATCGAGCATTAGCCGAGGTCGGTGTCAAAGGTGCGCAAACCGTGGTGATCGGGCCGGCCGGAGAAAATTTGGTTCGCTTTGCTTGTATTGAAAATAACTACTGGCGCTCCCTGGGGCGCACCGGCATGGGGGCAGTGATGGGCTCTAAAAAAATTAAGGCCATTGTTTTCCACGGCCAAAGCCATTGTGATGTGGCTGACCTTACGGGTTTAAAAGAGTACGTTGCTGAATTGACTCAAAAGGGCAAGGACAATGCCGGTGTACTTAATTACCGCAAATATGGTACCCCCCAGTTGGTTTCCTTGATGAATTCTGTGGGGGGGTTCCCCACCAAGTACTGGTCCCGGGGCAGTTTGGAAGGTTGGGAAACTTTAAGCGGTGAATACCTGCTGCAAAACTTCGAAGTAACACCCCGGGCCTGTCAACCTTGTATTATGGCCTGCGGTAAATTAAGCCGGATCACCAAAGGCAGGCATCAGGGTCTCACCGTTGAAGGCCCGGAATACGAAACAATTTATTCTTTCGGAGGCCTGTGTTGTATTAAAGAATTAGAAGAAATCGCCTATCTAAACGATCTTTGTGACAGGTTGGGTTTAGACACCATCAGTGCCGGTAACATGGCGGCCTTTGCCATGGCTGCAGCAGAAAAGGGAGCCCTGGATGTCAAGTTAACTTATGGGGATGCGGAGGGTGTAACCGAATTATTACGGCAGATAGCCCAACGTAAAGATTTGGGAGATCTTCTGGCCGATGGTATCCGGGTGGCAGCCAGGAAGTTAGGACTGGACGATCTGGCCATCCATGTAAAAGGTTTGGAACCCGCCGGTTATGACCCGCGGCGCCTGCATGGCATGGGCCTTTCCTATGCCACCTCCCCCAGGGGTGCTTGCCACTTGCGGGCAACTTTTTATAAACCCGAGCTGTCAGGTATGATTGATCCCAAAACCACCGCGGGCAAGGCCAAACTTTTCATCGACTTTGAAGACCGGTTGGCTGTCTATGATACTTTAATCCTCTGCCGGTTTTACCGGGATCTAGTTCTCTGGGACGACCTGGCCAAACTGGTTACCTTAACCACCGGGTTGGATATGGATGTAAACAAACTGCGACAAATTGCCCAGCGGGTTGTTAATGCTGCCCGGCAATTTAACCTAACTCACGGCCTAACCAGAGATGACGATTGGCTGCCGCCCCGCTTTTTCAATGAACCACTGGAAAACGGGGATATACTGACGGAAGAAAACTTAACCGCAATGTTAGAGGATTATTACCGCCTGCGGGGCTGGAATTAA
- a CDS encoding N-acyl homoserine lactonase family protein: protein MKVYVLDNGYLECDSNQMVAMDTCATVDDKAPVHKWIKIPVYSVLIDHPQAKILFDTGCHPDAMKGRWPKGLTSVFPHFATEDQQLVNQLKKAGFAPKDIDIIVQSHMHLDHAGNLELFTHADVYVHKADFEFGLRLVHQNPDPATHGAYVKADLEVPCKFHMVEEDFELVPGVEVITLPGHTPGVLGVMVHLDQSGTLIFPMDAVYQSGNLGPPARLSGIVYDSISFLASIEKVRKLAKKYNAQVMFSHDIDFFATMKKAPEFYE from the coding sequence ATGAAGGTTTATGTACTGGATAATGGGTACCTGGAATGCGACTCCAACCAAATGGTGGCAATGGACACCTGTGCTACGGTTGATGACAAGGCACCTGTTCACAAATGGATTAAAATACCCGTTTATAGTGTACTGATTGACCATCCTCAGGCCAAAATTTTGTTTGATACCGGGTGCCATCCCGATGCCATGAAAGGCCGGTGGCCCAAGGGCTTAACCTCAGTATTCCCTCATTTTGCCACAGAGGACCAGCAATTGGTTAACCAATTGAAAAAAGCAGGATTTGCCCCAAAAGACATCGACATAATAGTACAATCACATATGCATTTGGATCATGCCGGCAACCTGGAACTTTTTACTCACGCCGATGTCTATGTACACAAAGCTGATTTTGAATTTGGGCTGCGGCTGGTACACCAAAACCCTGATCCCGCTACACACGGTGCATATGTAAAGGCTGATCTAGAAGTTCCCTGTAAGTTTCACATGGTAGAAGAAGATTTTGAATTGGTTCCTGGCGTTGAAGTTATTACGCTGCCCGGGCATACTCCCGGGGTACTGGGCGTGATGGTTCACCTGGATCAATCAGGAACATTGATTTTCCCGATGGACGCCGTCTACCAATCTGGTAATTTGGGCCCTCCCGCCAGGTTATCGGGAATTGTTTATGACAGCATAAGTTTTCTTGCCTCCATTGAAAAAGTTCGTAAGTTAGCTAAAAAATATAATGCTCAAGTTATGTTTTCGCACGACATAGATTTCTTTGCTACTATGAAAAAAGCTCCGGAATTCTATGAGTAG
- a CDS encoding TIGR03915 family putative DNA repair protein encodes MVIYIYDGSFEGLLTAIYEAYYRREQPEHLLARREFMPDLFSQPVYIDTDHIKSEKVFLSIENKISSAALRHVFYAFLSETEAVGTMIYNYLQLGWQVGSEVDRHLADDRVSKIHQLSQKVSRERHRMLGLIRFRQLAGGIYYAPIEPDYNVTALVAPHFVRRLADQNWIIHDLKRGLAALYNQREWIMTEMDFTRSLVYEQKEHDYQQLWRQYFDSAAVPGRINPKLQRKYMPVRYWRHLIEK; translated from the coding sequence TTGGTCATCTATATTTATGACGGCAGCTTTGAAGGACTCTTAACGGCCATTTATGAAGCCTATTACCGCCGTGAACAGCCGGAACATCTGCTAGCCCGGCGGGAATTTATGCCCGATCTGTTCAGTCAACCTGTATATATCGATACGGATCATATAAAGTCGGAGAAAGTTTTTCTATCCATAGAAAACAAAATATCTTCAGCTGCGTTGCGCCATGTATTCTATGCCTTTTTGTCCGAAACAGAGGCAGTGGGAACAATGATCTACAACTACCTGCAATTGGGGTGGCAGGTGGGATCGGAGGTTGACCGCCATCTGGCCGATGACCGAGTTAGCAAAATTCATCAGCTCAGCCAAAAGGTTAGCCGGGAAAGACACCGCATGTTAGGCCTCATTCGCTTCCGCCAGTTGGCCGGAGGCATCTATTATGCGCCCATTGAGCCTGATTATAATGTAACGGCCCTGGTGGCTCCCCATTTTGTCAGGCGTTTGGCCGACCAAAATTGGATCATCCACGACCTAAAAAGGGGCCTGGCGGCCCTTTACAACCAAAGGGAATGGATTATGACCGAGATGGATTTTACCCGTAGTCTCGTCTATGAACAGAAGGAGCATGACTACCAGCAACTGTGGCGGCAGTATTTTGACAGTGCGGCGGTGCCGGGACGAATTAACCCTAAATTACAACGCAAGTACATGCCGGTACGGTATTGGCGACACTTAATTGAAAAATAA
- a CDS encoding putative DNA modification/repair radical SAM protein codes for MELIEKLRILSAAAKFDVSCSSSGSKRRNTPGGLGNGAFSGICHSWTDDGRCVSLLKILLTNFCIYDCAYCVNRTSNDIPRASFTPQEVADLTINFYRRNYIEGLFLSSAIIRNPNYTMELLLKTVRKLRNEYKFNGYIHLKAIPGADFRLIAEAGMLADRMSVNIELPTNEGLKLLAPQKKREAILKPMQLIGAQISEFKEERKKYKKVPSFVPAGQSTQLIIGATPDHDLRIIMLSESLYRTYNLKRVYYSAYVPVSDHPRLPSLATPPLKRENRLYQADWLLRYYGFAAAELLNDENPNFSLDLDPKTDWALRNLELFPVEVNKADYHLLLRVPGIGVKSAKVITTARRFHSLGYDDLKKIGVVLKRARYFITCQGKYYGEVPMQEDFIKQKLLPKSHKEVWQQLTLFPEQPAAPGPEDVQTTITGEL; via the coding sequence ATGGAATTAATTGAAAAACTAAGAATTCTATCTGCTGCGGCCAAGTTTGATGTTTCCTGTTCTTCCAGCGGTAGTAAAAGAAGAAATACTCCAGGGGGATTGGGTAATGGGGCCTTCAGCGGCATTTGCCATAGTTGGACTGATGATGGACGGTGTGTCTCCCTGCTTAAAATATTGCTGACCAACTTTTGTATCTATGACTGTGCCTATTGCGTTAATCGGACCAGCAACGACATCCCCAGAGCCTCCTTTACCCCCCAGGAGGTGGCGGATTTAACCATTAACTTCTACCGTCGAAACTATATCGAAGGTTTATTCCTAAGTTCGGCAATAATTAGGAACCCTAACTATACCATGGAGCTTTTGCTAAAAACGGTCCGGAAATTGAGAAATGAATATAAATTTAACGGTTACATCCACCTAAAGGCTATTCCGGGAGCGGACTTTCGCCTAATCGCCGAGGCAGGAATGTTAGCTGACCGGATGAGTGTAAATATTGAATTACCTACTAATGAGGGCCTAAAATTGTTGGCGCCCCAGAAAAAAAGGGAAGCCATCTTAAAACCTATGCAGCTAATCGGTGCCCAGATCAGCGAATTTAAGGAGGAACGTAAAAAATATAAAAAAGTTCCTTCCTTTGTACCGGCCGGTCAAAGTACCCAGTTAATTATAGGGGCCACACCGGACCACGACCTGCGGATTATTATGCTATCGGAAAGTCTTTACCGGACCTATAATTTAAAAAGGGTTTACTACTCGGCTTATGTACCGGTCTCCGATCACCCCCGGCTGCCCAGCTTAGCCACTCCGCCGCTAAAAAGGGAGAACAGATTATACCAGGCCGACTGGTTACTACGCTATTACGGTTTTGCCGCGGCGGAACTGCTTAACGATGAGAACCCTAACTTTTCTTTGGATTTGGATCCTAAAACTGACTGGGCCCTACGTAACCTGGAACTTTTTCCGGTTGAGGTAAACAAGGCTGATTACCACCTGCTGCTCAGGGTACCCGGAATCGGAGTGAAATCAGCTAAAGTGATAACCACCGCCCGCCGGTTCCATTCCCTTGGCTATGATGATCTCAAAAAAATAGGGGTTGTTTTAAAACGAGCCCGTTATTTTATAACCTGCCAAGGGAAGTATTACGGCGAAGTACCCATGCAGGAAGACTTTATTAAACAAAAATTGCTGCCAAAATCCCATAAAGAGGTTTGGCAGCAGTTAACTTTATTCCCGGAACAACCGGCCGCTCCCGGGCCCGAGGATGTACAAACCACTATAACAGGGGAGTTGTAG